A window of the Fusarium poae strain DAOMC 252244 chromosome 3, whole genome shotgun sequence genome harbors these coding sequences:
- the PPP2R5D gene encoding Serine/threonine-protein phosphatase 2A 56 kDa regulatory subunit delta isoform (BUSCO:9891at5125) yields MKRFSQRVLSRGKDPNKSSKKNKDNKDGTASPSSRDNNNQSPVLTPSSSTSTLNDPRNKQPQNSSNHGGEHGSASQPSNLSNVTQAGNAPDHFASGGASSPNGGSSSSRLPPTVVISPTPGHVPPPGAAETMPHDLAPPKAGQKSLLIHRGIDNRDAIPEGLRTPKRQHSSRFDISAHRELEKLPGFHEVPPNRRQELFMQKIDQCNVIFDFNDASGDMKSKEIKRLALHELLDYVANNRQVITEPMYPKVVDMFAKNLFRPIPPPINPQGEAFDPEEDEPVLEVAWPHIQVVYEFFLRFIESQDFNTNIAKAYIDHSFVLQLLELFDSEDPRERDFLKTTLHRIYGKFLNLRSFIRRSINNVFFQFTYETERFNGIAELLEILGSIINGFALPLKEEHKIFLTRVLLPLHKPKSLSMYHPQLAYCIVQFLEKDASLTEDVVIGLLRYWPKVNSTKEVMFLNEVEDIFEVMDPAEFAKVQEPLFHQLAKSVASPHFQVAERALYFWNNEYFCNLVSDNVEIILPIMFAPLYENSKGHWNRTIHGMVYNAMKLFMEINPQLFDDCSHEYTEQQNSAAAREALRERKWAALSEKANQQRETNGNGVADATAQITPMPRVDENDAATEDNSKRLDSLKLQDGRPSLHERDNSVGSARSR; encoded by the exons ATGAAGCGCTTCAGTCAGAGAGTT CTTTCGCGTGGGAAAGACCCGAACAAGTCTTctaagaagaacaaggataaTAAGGATGGTACCGCGTCTCCCTCATCACGGGACAACAACAATCAGTCACCTGTGCTTACGCCCTCATCCTCCACGTCGACTTTGAACGATCCTCGAAACAAGCAGCCGCAAAACAGCTCTAATCATGGAGGCGAACACGGCAGCGCCTCGCAGCCCTCTAACTTGTCCAATGTAACTCAGGCTGGTAACGCCCCTGATCACTTTGCTTCTGGAGGTGCCTCAAGCCCCAACGGTGGAAGTTCTAGCTCTCGATTGCCCCCAACCGTTGTCATCAGCCCTACACCTGGC CATGTCCCTCCCCCAGGAGCTGCCGAGACAATGCCGCACGACTTGGCTCCCCCCAAAGCAGGCCAGAAGTCGCTCTTGATCCATCGAGGAATAGATAACCGTGATGCGATTCCAGAGGGACTCCGAACCCCAAAGAGGCAGCATTCCTCAAGATTCGATATTTCAGCCCACCGCGAGCTTGAGAAGTTGCCCGGTTTCCACGAAGTTCCCCCcaaccgacgacaagaacTATTTATGCAAAAGATTGACCAGTGTAACGTCATTTTCGACTTTAACGATGCGAGCGGCGACATGAAGTCGAAGGAAATCAAGAGGCTTGCCCTGCACGAGCTGCTGGATTACGTCGCCAACAATCGACAAGTTATTACTGAACCCATGTACCCCAAGGTTGTCGACATGTTTGCCAAGAACCTGTTCCGCCCAATCCCGCCCCCGATAAACCCCCAGGGCGAGGCTTTCGACCCTGAAGAGGATGAGCCTGTCCTCGAGGTTGCTTGGCCCCATATCCAGGTCGTTTATGAGTTCTTCCTGCGCTTCATCGAGAGTCAGGATTTTAACACCAACATCGCCAAGGCGTACATCGATCACAGCTTCGTTCTCCAGCTTCTTGAGTTGTTTGATTCCGAGGATCCCCGCGAGAGGGACTTCCTGAAGACCACCCTCCACCGCATCTACGGAAAATTTCTGAACCTCCGATCTTTTATTAGACGATCCATCAACAATGTCTTTTTTCAATTCACCTACGAAACGGAGCGGTTTAATGGTATTGCCGAATTGCTCGAAATTCTTGGTTCCATCATCAATGGTTTTGCTCTTCCCCTCAAGGAGGAGCACAAGATCTTCCTGACCAGAGTGTTATTACCTCTACACAAACCCAAGAGCTTGAGCATGTACCACCCTCAGCTTGCCTACTGTATTGTGCAATTCCTGGAAAAGGACGCATCTCTAACTGAAGAT GTTGTTATTGGACTTCTTCGTTATTGGCCCAAGGTCAACAGCACCAAAGAGGTCATGTTCCTCAACGAAGTCGAAGATATTTTTGAGGTTATGGATCCCGCAGAATTCGCCAAGGTTCAAGAACCTCTGTTCCATCAGCTGGCCAAGTCCGTAGCCAGCCCTCACTTCCAAGTTGCCGAGCGTGCTCTTTATTTCTGGAACAATGAGTATTTCTGCAACCTTGTCAGCGATAATGTGGAGATTATTCTTCCCATCATGTTTGCTCCCCTCTATGAGAACTCAAAGGGTCATTGGAATAG AACAATTCATGGAATGGTTTATAATGCCATGAAACTCTTTATGGAGATCAACCCTCAATTGTTTGACGACTGCTCCCATGAGTATACGGAACAGCAGAACAGCGCTGCAGCACGCGAAGCCCTCCGCGAGCGTAAATGGGCTGCTCTGAGCGAAAAGGCGAACCAGCAGAGAGAAACCAACGGTAATGGGGTCGCCGATGCCACTGCTCAGATCACGCCTATGCCTCGTGTAGACGAGAACGACGCCGCCACCGAGGACAATTCGAAGCGCCTCGATTCGCTTAAGTTGCAAGACGGCCGACCAAGTCTTCATGAGCGAGACAACTCAGTAGGATCTGCTCGGAGCAGGTAA
- a CDS encoding hypothetical protein (TransMembrane:1 (o6-25i)): MNTVKSFWLGWGSLCVAGGGAYYFAKKQINADRQAKMDAHRKKIQMIQNLEAEEGGGPPRDDHAYSPSTEIAQDPAPTRHAPATEDQRINEKSKYESSSVYRSPKGDRFS, translated from the exons ATGAACACT GTCAAATCCTTCTG GTTGGGCTGGGGCTCTCTCTGCGTCG CTGGTGGCGGTGCCTACTACTTCGCTAAGAAGCAAATCAATGCCGACCGTCAAGCCAAGATGGACGCCCACCGCAAGAAGATCCAGATGATCCAAAACTTGGAGGCTGAAGAGGGTGGTGGTCCTCCCCGCGACGACCATGCTTACTCCCCAAGCACTGAGATTGCCCAAGATCCCGCTCCTACAAGACATGCGCCAGCGACCGAGGATCAACGAATCAACGAGAAGAGCAAGTACGAGAGCAGTTCAGTGTACCGAAGTCCAAAGGGTGACAGGTTCTCCTAA
- the PFA3 gene encoding palmitoyltransferase for Vac8p (TransMembrane:4 (i21-42o48-66i155-179o191-213i)~BUSCO:27911at5125), whose product MASARRWARKAERCCCTFATYFPLAFVYSLTSWAVWVVVNIGSVSTKSAWIGTGSSIIGVALYLMLNWCYTTAVFTPPGSTTNDMGYGLLPTQNTPQGTSFTVKSNGEFRFCKKCQARKPDRAHHCSTCRRCVLKMDHHCPWLATCIGLRNHKAFLLFLIYTSLFCFWSFAVSACWVWYEALNDQEYIDTLLPVNFIMLSVISGIIGLVVGAFTSWHIHLARCGQTTIECLEKTRYLSPLRKTFNSAHNPANEVPEAARQFVDFHANALPGITRPEEGEERREMPRSYPPDGSHPVQLSYAQREREQRQRRYEEYLDEQDSEKLPNVFDLGWKRNLLHLFGPTPALWFFPVSNTTGDGWTWEASDKWLEARDQLSAEREQQRAREVNAGWGSPDDVPDIPERPTGAGKHYSPTPRLAGPKSMSKADRVLGRDPNLYADATQDVPMQRLSPRGRTVDDELADLDSDDEDGFLDANNPDKTEGGKLSPSFPSGFQRRDDAEARALEVVTNGNWGRGGASGMLRKGSSQSSISNTSRSGTPKFQDEGVD is encoded by the exons ATGGCGTCGGCTCGTAGGTGGGCGCGCAAAGCCGAGCGTTGCTGTTGTACATTTGCGACATACTTTCCTTTGGCCTTTGTATACAGCTTGACATCATGGGCTGTATGGGTAGTTGTCAATATCGGTAGCGTTAGCACCAAGAGCGCCTGGATAG GTACTGGCTCTTCCATAATAGGCGTCGCACTCTATCTCATGCTCAACTGGTGCTACACCACTGCTGTCTTTACACCTCCCGGCTCGACGACAAATGACATGGGCTATGGCCTCTTACCGACACAAAACACACCCCAAGGGACTTCTTTCACAGTCAAGAGTAACGGCGAGTTTCGATTCTGCAAAAAATGCCAGGCTCGCAAACCCGATCGTGCTCACCACTGCTCGACATGTCGACGATGCGTCCTCAAGATGGATCACCATTGTCCCTGGTTGGCGACATGTATCGGGTTGCGCAACCACAAagccttcctcctcttcttgatCTACACATCTCTTTTCTGCTTCTGGTCATTCGCCGTGAGTGCATGCTGGGTCTGGTATGAGGCGCTCAACGACCAGGAATACATCGACACTTTGCTGCccgtcaacttcatcatgCTGAGTGTTATCAGTGGAATTATTGGACTTGTGGTTGGCGCTTTTACATCATGGCATATTCACTTGGCTCGATGTGGACAAACTACGATCGAGTGTCTCGAAAAGACACGATACCTTTCGCCGCTACGCAAGACGTTCAACTCTGCCCACAACCCTGCCAATGAAGTACCGGAGGCTGCTCGTCAATTTGTCGACTTTCACGCAAATGCTCTGCCCGGTATCACACGTCCAGAGGAAGGCGAGGAACGACGAGAGATGCCCCGATCATATCCCCCTGACGGTTCTCACCCTGTTCAACTTTCATACGCTCAGCGCGAGCGTGAACAGCGACAAAGACGATACGAAGAGTACCTGGACGAGCAAGACTCCGAAAAGCTTCCCAACGTCTTCGATCTTGGCTGGAAACGCAACTTGCTGCACCTTTTTGGCCCCACCCCCGCACTGTGGTTCTTCCCTGTCTCCAACACTACAGGAGATGGTTGGACATGGGAAGCAAGTGACAAGTGGCTAGAGGCTCGTGATCAACTCTCAGCTGAGAGAGAACAACAGCGAGCTCGTGAGGTGAATGCTGGCTGGGGCTCACCGGATGATGTACCTGACATCCCCGAGCGGCCTACAGGCGCAGGAAAACATTACTCCCCTACCCCAAGACTTGCAGGTCCCAAGTCTATGAGCAAAGCTGATCGAGTTCTTGGCCGGGATCCCAACCTATACGCCGATGCAACACAAGACGTACCTATGCAGCGTCTCAGCCCTCGTGGTCGAACAGTGGATGATGAACTAGCAGACCTGGacagcgatgatgaagatggttTCCTCGACGCCAACAACCCTGATAAAACAGAAGGTGGAAAGCTCAGTCCAAGCTTCCCCTCTGGCTTCCAACGTCGAGACGATGCCGAAGCGCGCGCTCTAGAGGTCGTTACCAACGGAAACTGGGGTCGCGGCGGTGCGAGCGGAATGCTCCGCAAGGGAAGCTCACAgagcagcatcagcaataCCAGCCGCTCAGGGACACCCAAGTTCCAGGACGAAGGCGTCGACTAG
- a CDS encoding hypothetical protein (TransMembrane:1 (o926-944i)~BUSCO:6849at5125), giving the protein MEPTNGEGPDGSSLKPVSSLRARFENMGTAPNSNVSKPSDIPPATTTTTTTSGPPSRPISPAPKPTRLREFKPVQETPAVSPSTPAIPARPKPKPAALSTNQDAPPPPTSARPVPAAKPQTVQLQQPAPPMPPAVTVLPPQSPPKNRVSNLAVGDQPSFINPDAVATTPATPTAGGRSFKIPSRSLNTSPSLNAPVSPRPGGSRPPSPPPPRRSGELSRTREPKVPPPPPAPRNEKALIPAPRMGSISGPTVARMSDISQENSPFNSPPSSFGSGEETPPKLPTRPRPQSHIEQPGRPGSVVVGFDPPPVHHSVTTMRKDREEANGMSRGHITPQVTGEPRPALPARPANFEPPPRPPPLNNNNNNMPPPPRPQRPAAPTAIQAIDPPPSSTPPKRVVSTPTTQQPQQQQQLAAPTRGHGRSMTIDRASDRTPAEFRIAPTTIPQSAVAAPPPKPIHSTPVVAARISPNTEAIHHVATYPEASNTNRRPPFSKHGTYEISTKYDARSFDVCGELICASGYMTRVWSLIDGEQIMSLQHTEGVKATAVSFKPAADPREEGKRIWIGTNTGDLMEVEVATHAITQSKPNVHGRYEVIRIHRHWNEIWTLDESGTLLVWGPDENAVANISGHPTQSYKVPKGHTHSMVIGEELWHATGKEIRVFAPTVDGRTQFQVLVRPLIADNAGEVTSGTLVKCHPGKVFFGHVDGKVTIYNTKDYSCTTMLNISTWKINSLTSAGNYIWAAYNTGKICVYDVEEAPWVILKEWQGHENPIMKMAADPSCSYFMDRQQVISLGADNKIKAWDGLLEDDFLEDSMKSKDTQYCDFDEIRALFFTWNAGASTPSSLRHSQGDSTFFQDLVQSSGSPDILVFGFQELVDLEDKKLTAKRFLKPKKKEAGTDQERMSHQYRDWRDFLMKTLDDYMPADDLYHLLHTAPMVGLFTCVFVKSHLRDRIRGLQGAEVKRGMGGLHGNKGCVAVRFKVDDSSICLVNCHLAAGQSQANARHNDVAAILEANLFATERDSAARIDSFVGGGDGSLIMDHELCILNGDLNYRIDTMSRDTVVAAVKQNNLGKLLDRDQLLVARRRNPAFKLRAFDEMPITFAPTYKYDVGTDNYDTSEKRRSPAWCDRLLYRGRGRIEQFDYRRHEVRVSDHRPVTGTFNLWVKKVNPRDRATAWMESQQSFEDMRDKETSEDKLCFLRDICGFDEATSKRLIKERSARRENRSPVRT; this is encoded by the exons ATGGAGCCTACCAACGGCGAAGGGCCTGATGGCTCTTCACTT AAGCCTGTGTCGTCTTTGCGAGCGCGATTCGAGAATATGGGCACTGCGCCCAACTCTAACGTCAGCAAACCTTCTGATATCCCACCTGCTACAAcaactactactactacttcCGGACCGCCTTCACGACCCATTTCTCCCGCCCCGAAGCCGACGCGACTACGTGAATTCAAGCCCGTACAAGAAACACCAGCTGTCAGCCCTTCAACTCCAGCCATTCCTGCGAGACCAAAGCCGAAGCCTGCAGCACTATCTACCAACCAAGATGCCCCTCCCCCGCCGACGTCCGCGAGACCAGTACCGGCCGCAAAACCACAAACCgttcagcttcagcagccAGCACCGCCTATGCCTCCTGCTGTGACAGTCCTTCCACCTCAATCGCCTCCCAAAAACCGGGTTTCGAATCTTGCCGTTGGAGACCAACCTTCGTTCATAAACCCAGACGCTGTCGCAACAACACCTGCTACACCAACCGCTGGAGGCCGGTCCTTCAAAATTCCAAGTCGATCACTCAATACTTCGCCATCACTTAATGCTCCCGTATCTCCTCGGCCTGGTGGCTCAAGACCACCGTCACCGCCTCCACCTAGAAGATCTGGGGAGCTGAGCCGAACTCGTGAGCCTAAAgtgccaccaccaccgccagcGCCTCGTAATGAGAAAGCATTGATTCCCGCGCCCAGGATGGGGTCGATTTCCGGCCCGACAGTAGCACGAATGAGTGATATATCGCAGGAGAACTCCCCATTTAACAGCCCACCAAGCAGCTTTGGGTCTGGCGAGGAGACACCGCCGAAACTGCCAACACGTCCAAGACCGCAGTCACATATTGAGCAGCCCGGTAGACCGGGATCAGTAGTTGTCGGTTTCGATCCTCCTCCTGTGCATCATTCAGTCACAACTATGAGGAAGGATCGAGAGGAGGCCAATGGGATGTCTAGAGGCCACATCACTCCTCAAGTAACTGGCGAGCCACGACCTGCGTTACCAGCAAGGCCTGCGAACTTTGAGCCTCCCCCCCGGCCTCCTCCTctgaacaacaacaacaataacatgCCCCCTCCGCCGCGACCGCAAAGGCCAGCTGCACCAACAGCGATCCAAGCTATCGaccctccgccttcttctaCGCCACCAAAACGAGTTGTATCGACCCCAACGACACAGCAacctcaacagcaacagcaacttgcTGCTCCCACTCGAGGACATGGCAGATCAATGACGATAGACAGGGCATCCGACAGAACCCCCGCCGAATTTCGTATCGCCCCAACCACAATTCCACAATCAGCTGTTGCCGCTCCGCCCCCTAAACCAATACATTCCACtcctgttgttgctgctagAATTTCACCAAATACCGAGGCAATTCATCATGTTGCCACATATCCAGAAGCTTCGAACACCAACCGACGACCACCATTCAGCAAACATGGAACTTATGAGATTTCCACCAAGTACGATGCGAGAAGCTTTGATGTATGTGGTGAACTCATATGCGCAAGCGGTTACATGACAAGAGTATGGAGTCTGATAGATGGCGAACAAATCATGAGCTTGCAACATACCGAAGGAGTCAAGGCAACTGCAGTAAGCTTTAAACCCGCTGCTGATCCGCGAGAAGAGGGAAAACGAATATGGATTGGCACCAACACTGGAGACCTAATGGAGGTTGAAGTTGCCACGCATGCCATAACGCAAAGTAAGCCCAATGTTCATGGCCGATACGAAGTCATACGAATCCACCGGCATTGGAACGAAATTTGGACTTTGGATGAGTCGGGGACATTACTTGTCTGGGGACCCGACGAGAATGCTGTTGCAAACATTTCCGGGCACCCTACTCAGAGTTACAAGGTTCCAAAGGGACATACACATTCCATGGTTATTGGTGAGGAGCTTTGGCACGCTACAGGCAAGGAAATCCGAGTTTTTGCACCAACAGTCGATGGACGAACACAGTTTCAGGTGCTCGTTCGACCTTTGATCGCTGATAATGCGGGCGAGGTTACTTCCGGCACTCTTGTCAAATGCCACCCAGGCAAGGTCTTTTTTGGACATGTCGATGGTAAGGTAACGATTTACAACACCAAGGATTATTCGTGCACAACAATGTTGAATATCAGCACATGGAAGATCAACTCGTTAACGAGTGCCGGCAATTACATCTGGGCAGCGTACAACACTGGCAAGATTTGTGTCTATGATGTGGAAGAAGCGCCATGGGTCATCCTCAAAGAGTGGCAGGGACACGAAAACCCCATCATGAAAATGGCCGCTGATCCCTCGTGTTCTTACTTCATGGACCGTCAACAAGTAATCTCGTTGGGAGCAGACAACAAGATTAAAGCATGGGACGGTCTGCTCGAGGACGACTTCCTTGAAGACTCGATGAAGTCGAAGGACACTCAGTACTGCGATTTTGACGAAATCCGAGCTCTGTTCTTTACCTGGAATGCTGGAGCATCTACACCATCAAGTTTACGGCACTCCCAGGGCGATTCAACATTCTTTCAGGATCTTGTTCAGTCAAGTGGCTCGCCAGACATTCTTGTGTTTGGTTTCCAGGAACTTGTGGACTTGGAGGACAAAAAGTTGACAGCCAAACGATTCCTCAAAccgaaaaagaaagaagctgGAACCGATCAGGAACGAATGAGCCATCAATATCGAGATTGGCGTGACTTTTTGATGAAGACACTCGACGACTATATGCCGGCAGACGACTTGTACCACCTCCTTCACACCGCACCCATGGTGGGACTGTTCACGTGCGTCTTTGTCAAATCACATCTACGAGACAGGATTCGGGGACTCCAGGGCGCGGAGGTGAAGCGAGGCATGGGTGGCTTACACGGCAACAAGGGCTGCGTGGCTGTTCGGTTCAAGGTTGACGATTCCTCGATTTGTCTTGTTAACTGTCATTTGGCTGCTGGGCAATCACAAGCGAACGCACGACATAACGATGTTGCTGCTATTCTTGAAGCCAATTTGTTCGCCACTGAACGAGATTCAGCAGCTCGTATTGACAGTTTCGTTGGTGGAGGTGATGGAAGTCTGATCATGGATCATGAGCTTTGCATCCTCAACGGTGATCTTAACTACCGAATCGATACCATGTCTCGTGATACTGTTGTTGCAGCAGTCAAGCAGAACAATTTGGGCAAACTTCTTGATCGAGACCAACTTTTGGTGGCGCGTCGGCGTAACCCAGCCTTCAAGCTTAGAGCATTCGACGAGATGCCCATCACATTCGCCCCAACATACAAGTACGATGTGGGGACTGATAACTATGACACCAGCGAGAAGAGACGAAGTCCCGCCTGGTGTGATCGATTGCTTTACAGGGGCCGAGGTCGAATAGAACAGTTTGACTACAGACGTCACGAGGTCCGAGTGAGCGATCACCGACCTGTGACGGGAACCTTTAATCTTTGGGTCAAGAAAGTCAACCCTAGGGATAGAGCAACGGCATGGATGGAAAGTCAACAAAGCTTTGAGGATATGCGTGACAAGGAAACCTCTGAGGACAA ACTCTGCTTCCTGAGAGACATTTGCGGATTCGACGAAGCAACGAGCAAAAGGCTCATCAAAGAAAGATCTGCAAGGCGTGAAAACCGCAGCCCTGTGCGCACTTGA
- a CDS encoding hypothetical protein (BUSCO:34928at5125) translates to MASSAENTSGPRKTPIPSPGPNSQPAPRPELTEEQKTKYEALLEQVKGFTEIECEKQAEKEDKSGPITEHERSWLTRECLLRYLRATKWTVDDSAKRLKATLAWRREYGLEGFTPEYISPEQETGKQMIVGYDRQGRPCQYLNPARQNTDTSPRQLHHLFYMVERVTDLMPPGVEMLSLMINFKPSKERKNTSVPVSVAREVLHILQNHYPERLGKALIINVPWIVWGFFKIITPFIDPVTREKLKFNEDMKQYVPPEQLWSLDWGGDMDFEYDHETYWPALNELCRQKREDKFRRWEAAGKEIGESEDYLAGGTDVSIKGVKFEGAKDGKDGVKEVEEKLAAAKLEEQPVAA, encoded by the exons ATGGCAAGCTCGGCAGAAAACACCTCTGGTCCCCGCAAGACACCTATCCCCAGTCCAGGACCCAACAGTCAACCTGCACCAAGGCCAGAGTTGACTGAGGAGCAAAAAACAAAGTATGAGGCTCTGCTAGAGCAGGTCAAGGGCTTCACCGAGATTGAATGCGAAAAGCAAGCCGAAAAGGAGGACAAGTCAGGCCCCATCACCGAACACGAGCGCTCATGGCTCACTCGTGAGTGCCTTCTTCGTTATCTCCGTGCCACAAAGTGGACTGTCGATGACTCGGCTAAGCGGCTCAAGGCGACCCTCGCATGGCGTCGTGAGTACGGTCTGGAGGGCTTCACGCCCGAGTACATCTCTCCCGAGCAGGAGACAGGCAAGCAAATGATTGTGGGCTACGATCGACAAGGTAGACCGTGCCAATACCTAAACCCGGCGCGGCAAAACACCGACACAAGTCCCCGTCAGCTTCACCATCTGTTTTACATGGTTGAGCGGGTGACGGACCTTATGCCGCCGGGCGTGGAGATGCTGAGTCTTATGATCAATTTCAAGCCTAGCAAGGAGCGCAAGAACACGAGTGTACCCGTGTCCGTGGCCAGAGAGGTGTTGCATATTCTGCAGAACCACTACCCTGAGAGGCTGGGCAAAGCTCTCATCATCAACG TTCCTTGGATCGTCTGGGGCTTCTTCAAAATCATTACCCCGTTCATCGACCCCGTGACACGCGAGAAGCTCAAGTTCAATGAGGACATGAAGCAGTATGTCCCCCCAGAGCAGCTGTGGAGCCTCGACTGGGGCGGTGATATGGACTTTGAGTACGATCATGAGACGTACTGGCCTGCGCTCAACGAGCTGTGCCGCCAGAAGCGTGAGGATAAGTTCCGTCGGTGGGAGGCCGCCGGCAAGGAGATTGGTGAGAGTGAGGATTACCTTGCTGGTGGAACGGACGTGAGCATCAAGGGTGTCAAGTTTGAGGGTGCCAAGGATGGTAAGGACGGCGTTaaggaggttgaagagaagTTGGCGGCAGCCAAGCTGGAGGAGCAGCCCGTTGCGGCTTGA